In one Brassica oleracea var. oleracea cultivar TO1000 chromosome C9, BOL, whole genome shotgun sequence genomic region, the following are encoded:
- the LOC106313264 gene encoding non-canonical poly(A) RNA polymerase PAPD5: protein MESEAPAFVYDALPPLSLSDWNQSPATHDESHNYSVYRNEISDLTENTTPVESDTVDFFSLDVDAGENENGEEFVTPVVASKKSRKRRKDKEAEEPRLETNWFNENSCSKIPMLQLHKEIVDFSEFLLPTLDEKAQRDAAMDSVRSVIQYIWPDCKVEVFGSYKTGLYLPTSDIDVVILESGITNPQLGLKALSRALSQRGIAKNILVIAKARVPIIKFVEKKSSISFDLSFDMENGPKAAEFIQDAVVKLPPLRPLCLILKVFLQQRELNEVYSGGIGSYALLAMLIAFLKYLKDGRSPPEHNLGVLLVKFFDFYGRKLNTADVGVSCKKGGSFFSKSNKGFLNPARPGLISIEDPQTPENDIGKSSFNYFQIRSAFSMALSTLTNTKAILALGPNRSILGTIIRPDRILLERKGGKNGDVTFNCLLPGAGEPLPMSANGKSNGGLFCNWQLEEDEEGSFPRGDAANGDNTPVLVDTPGKVTTKESSRKKKSKSKKKKMVDDDDGEEEEPSSKKRRRKNKF, encoded by the exons ATGGAGTCTGAAGCTCCAGCTTTCGTATACGACGCTCTTCCTCCACTTAGCCTCTCAGATTGGAATCAGTCTCCAGCTACGCACGACGAATCTCACAACTATTCTGTTTACCGCAACGAGATCTCTGATCTAACCGAAAACACAACGCCGGTGGAGTCAGACACGGTTGATTTCTTCTCACTGGACGTCGACGCCGGGGAGAATGAGAACGGCGAAGAATTTGTTACGCCGGTTGTGGCCTCGAAGAAGAGCAGAAAGAGGAGGAAAGACAAAGAAGCTGAAGAGCCCAGATTAGAGACTAACTGGTTTAACGAGAACAGCTGTTCCAAGATCCCAATGCTTCAACTGCATAAAG AGATAGTTGATTTCAGCGAGTTTCTCTTACCAACTCTAGATGAGAAAGCGCAGCGTGATGCAGCAATGGATAGTGTTAGAAGCGTTATTCAATATATCTGGCCTGATTGCAAG GTAGAAGTTTTTGGATCATACAAGACAGGGCTTTATCTTCCAACAAGTGATATCGAT GTGGTCATTTTGGAGTCGGGTATCACAAATCCTCAACTAGGTCTGAAAGCACTCTCCAGAGCATTGTCACAAAGGGGGATTGCAAAGAATATTCTG GTGATTGCTAAGGCTCGTGTACCAATTATCAAGTTCGTCGAAAAGAAAAGCAGTATTTCATTTGATCTAAG TTTTGATATGGAGAATGGACCAAAGGCAGCTGAGTTTATACAG GATGCTGTAGTCAAGTTGCCTCCTTTACGACCATTGTGTCTAATTCTGAAAGTATTTCTACAGCAGAGAGAACTCAATGAG GTGTACAGTGGTGGAATTGGTTCATATGCTCTTCTAGCAATGCTCATCGCTTTTCTCAAG TACCTCAAAGATGGTCGAAGCCCACCAGAGCATAACTTGGGAGTTCTCTTG GTTAAGTTCTTCGACTTTTATGGGCGAAAATTAAACACCGCAGATGTGGGTGTATCTTGCAAGAAGGGAGGTTCTTTCTTTTCAAAGTCCAACAAAGG TTTCCTGAACCCAGCCCGGCCAGGGCTCATCTCTATCGAGGATCCACAG ACACCAGAGAATGACATTGGCAAGAGCTCATTCAACTACTTTCAG ATTCGATCAGCATTTTCAATGGCCTTGTCTACTTTAACAAACACGAAAGCTATTCTAGCATTAGGACCGAACCGAAGCATTCTCGGCACAATAATCAGACCAGACCGGATTCTGTTAGAGCGCAAAGGTGGGAAAAACGGGGACGTCACTTTCAACTGCTTGCTTCCCGGAGCTGGAGAGCCATTGCCAATGTCGGCTAACGGCAAAAGCAATGGTGGGCTTTTCTGCAACTGGCAACTCGAAGAAGACGAGGAAGGCTCGTTTCCAAGAGGGGATGCTGCGAACGGAGACAATACTCCTGTGCTAGTTGACACTCCTGGTAAGGTTACTACGAAAGAGTCTTCCCGGAAGAAGAAGAGTAAGAGCAAGAAGAAGAAGATGGTGGATGATGATGATGGTGAAGAAGAAGAACCGAGTTCGAAGAAAAGAAGACGGAAGAATAAGTTTTGA
- the LOC106313444 gene encoding DEAD-box ATP-dependent RNA helicase 42, translating into MGRDRDDSPPEKAKGDVEDKDYRRKLSRSRIEKKSVEEEEDVSRRESRRKSKDGRDSDSGSGLESGSDSESEKEERRRSRKSRGKKKSDRRSRSRRSRRRHDDSSSSSESESESEYSSDYSDSESESESEDERRRRKRREREERDRKRRRREKEKKKRRKEKGVDGDSKKKKKKRKKEKKSEKAKKGAVTESWGKYGVIRETDMWNKRPEFTAWLLEVKEVNLESLPPWEEKKMFKDFMEDHNTGTFTSKKYYDIDGYYRRKLEKEMKKGLKKAGKSERTVFNDEEQRRLEMQEAREKQKEEEVLALKRSMEGGMAQAMKEQARLKEEMVYLYKIGDMEGAAAIQRRLDPDVPM; encoded by the exons ATGGGAAGAGACCGCGACGATTCTCCGCCGGAGAAAGCGAAAGGCGACGTCGAGGATAAAGACTACAGAAGAAAATTATCCCGGAGCCGTATCGAAAAAAAGTCCGTCGAAGAAGAAGAAGATGTGAGTCGCCGTGAGTCGAGGAGGAAATCAAAAGACGGCAGAGACTCCGATTCTGGTTCGGGATTGGAAAGCGGTAGCGACTCCGAATCGGAGAAGGAAGAGAGACGTAGAAGTAGAAAGTCGAGAGGGAAAAAGAAATCAGATCGGAGATCTCGTAGTAGACGAAGCAGGAGACGCCACGATGATTCCAGTAGTAGCTCGGAATCAGAATCTGAGTCGGAGTATTCGTCTGATTATTCTGATTCTGAGAGTGAGAGTGAGAGTGAGGATGAGCGGAGGAGAAGGAAGAGAAGGGAGAGGGAGGAGAGAGATAGGAAGAGAAGGAGGAGAGAGAAAGAGAAGAAGAAGAGAAGGAAGGAGAAAGGAGTTGATGGAGATAGCAAGAAGAAGAAGAAGAAGCGGAAGAAAGAGAAGAAGTCTGAGAAGGCCAAGAAAGGAGCTGTCACTGAATCTTGGGGGAAGTATGGAGTCATCAGAGAGACTGATATGTG GAATAAACGACCAGAGTTCACAGCATGGCTGCTTGAAGTAAAAGAG GTCAACTTGGAAAGCTTGCCACCATGGGAAGAGAAGAAAATGTTTAAAGA TTTCATGGAGGATCACAATACTGGTACATTTACCTCCAAGAA ATACTATGACATTGATGGTTACTATAGACGTAAGTTGGAGAAAGAGATGAAGAAGGGTTTGAAGAAAGCTGGGAAGAGTGAACGGACTGTGTTCAATGACGAGGAGCAACGCCG GCTAGAGATGCAGGAAGCACGGGAGAAGCAGAAGGAAGAAGAAGTTTTAGCTCTAAAGCGATCAATGGAAGGCGGAATG GCGCAAGCTATGAAGGAACAAGCTCGGCTAAAGGAAGAAATGGTCTATTTATACAAGATTGGGGACATGGAG GGTGCAGCTGCTATTCAGAGAAGGTTGGATCCAGATGTTCCTATGTAA
- the LOC106313674 gene encoding MLO-like protein 11 → MGEGEENEAESNERSLALSPTWSVALVLTVFVLVSLIVERSIYRLSTWLRKTKRKPLFAALEKMKEELMLLGFISLLLTATSSTIANICVPSSFYNVRFVPCTRSEIKEELENESSVQRNLLTKSFFFSIFRRRKLEEGIHRATCSEGHEPFVSYEGLEQLHRFIFIMAVTHVTYSCLTMLLAIVKIHSWRIWEDVARMDRHDCLTAVTREKVLRRQTNFVQYHTSAPLAKNRLLIWVTCFFRQFGHSVVRADYLTLRKGFIVNHHLTLKYDFHSYMIRSMEEEFQRIVGLSGPLWGFVVAFMLFNIKGSNLYFWIAIIPVTLVLLVGTKLQQVIATLALENAGLTEYPSGVKLRPRDELFWFNKPELLLSLIHFILFQNSFELASFFWFWWQFGYNSCFLKNHLLVYFRLTLGFAGQFLCSYSTLPLYALVAQMGTNYKAALIPQRIRDTIKGWGKATRKKRRHGYYGDDSTVRTETSTVASLEEYDHQVLDVVETYPQQQGQKGVELELQPVQPRNASASVPNESSSRVGTPLLRSCVSISSATTPEIRTDPMEPLSRSSSLPVRRE, encoded by the exons ATGGGAGAAGGAGAAGAAAACGAAGCAGAATCAAATGAGAGATCCTTGGCTTTATCTCCCACTTGGTCTGTTGCTCTAGTCTTGACTGTCTTCGTCCTTGTTTCTTTGATCGTTGAGCGCTCCATCTATCGTCTTAGCACT TGGTTGAGGAAGACAAAGAGGAAACCTTTATTTGCTGCTTTGGAGAAGATGAAAGAAG AGTTGATGCTGCTTGGCTTCATATCACTCCTTCTTACAGCTACATCTAGCACTATAGCCAACATCTGTGTCCCGTCAAGTTTCTACAACGTCAGATTCGTTCCTTGTACACGTTCTGAGATTAAGGAGGAACTTGAGAACGAATCATCTGTCCAGAGGAATCTGTTAACCAAATCCTTCTTTTTCAGCATCTTTAGGAGAAGAAAGCTGGAGGAAGGCATTCACCGTGCCACTTGCAGCGAG GGGCATGAGCCGTTTGTTTCATACGAAGGCTTAGAACAGTTACATCGCTTCATCTTTATAATGGCGGTTACACATGTTACTTACAGCTGCTTGACCATGCTCCTGGCCATCGTCAAG ATTCATAGTTGGAGGATCTGGGAAGATGTAGCTCGCATGGATCGACATGATTGCTTAACTG CGGTGACAAGGGAAAAAGTATTACGAAGGCAGACAAACTTTGTTCAGTATCATACATCTGCTCCTCTGGCCAAGAACAGATTGCTTATATGGGTG ACATGTTTCTTCAGGCAATTCGGACATTCTGTTGTTCGTGCTGACTACCTTACTCTCCGGAAAGGATTCATTGTG AATCACCACCTCACATTAAAGTACGATTTTCATAGCTACATGATTCGCTCTATGGAGGAAGAATTCCAAAGGATCGTTGGTCTAAG TGGGCCGCTTTGGGGGTTCGTAGTTGCTTTCATGCTCTTCAACATTAAAG GATCAAATCTCTATTTCTGGATAGCAATCATACCTGTCACT CTTGTACTTCTGGTTGGTACCAAGCTGCAACAGGTAATAGCAACTTTGGCATTGGAGAATGCTGGCTTAACAGAATATCCTTCCGGAGTTAAGCTGAGACCTAGAGATGAACTCTTTTGGTTCAATAAACCAGAACTACTCTTGTCCCTTATCCACTTCATTCTATTCCAG AATTCTTTTGAACTGGCTTCATTCTTCTGGTTCTGG TGGCAGTTTGGTTACAACTCTTGCTTCCTAAAGAATCATCTCCTTGTTTACTTCCGACTTACTTTAGG GTTTGCTGGACAGTTTCTATGCAGCTACAGCACACTGCCACTATATGCATTGGTCGCTCAG ATGGGAACGAACTATAAAGCGGCTCTGATACCTCAGAGGATAAGAGACACGATTAAAGGTTGGGGAAAAGCGACTAGAAAGAAAAGAAGACATGGTTATTACGGAGATGATTCCACTGTTAGAACAGAAACAAGCACGGTTGCATCTCTTGAAGAATATGACCATCAAGTGCTTGATGTTGTTGAAACTTATCCACAACAACAAGGACAGAAAGGTGTTGAGCTTGAGTTACAGCCAGTCCAACCTCGTAATGCTTCTGCTTCTGTACCTAATGAATCTTCAAGTAGAGTTGGAACGCCTCTTCTTCGATCTTGTGTCTCTATTTCTTCAGCAACGACCCCAGAGATAAGAACAGATCCTATGGAGCCACTCTCGAGATCATCTTCATTGCCAGTGAGAAGAGAATGA